The genomic stretch AGGAAAAAAAACTCATCCGCACAAAGCTTGGTGTAACTGCTTTAACCTGTGCTGCTGCAGATGACATTACGGCCTGGTGTGTTTTGGCAGCCGTGATCGCTTTGGTAAAATCCGGTTCATCCTTCAGTGTTTTTTACACTATTGGCCTGGCAATTATTTATGTGTTTACCATGCTCAAAGTAGTTCGCCCCGCCCTGCTTCGGTTAGAATATTTATATAATCATCGTGAAAAGATAAGGAACACAATTATTGCCATTTTATTCATGATGCTGATTTGTTCAGCTTATATTGCTTCCGTTATCGGAATTAATACCTTGTTTGGTGCATTCATTGCCGGTATCATCATGCCACCCAGTTTAAGTTTCCGGGAAATCATAGCCGACAAGATTGAAGACGTAAGCATCATATTATTACTCCCACTTTTTTTCGTAATTACGGGCTTAAAAACACAGATGGGCTTGTTAAATGAAGGGTATTTGTGGGTGGTATTCGGGTGGATGTTACTGGTGGCAATTATTGGAAAATTCGGCGGCATCACAATTGCAGCAAGAATAGTCGGACAAAGCTGGCGTAATAGTTTATCCATTGGTGTACTGATGAACACCCGGGGCCTCATGCAACTGATCGTGCTGAATATTGGCTACGATCTCGGTATTCTTTCACCGGAAATATTTGCGATGATGGTGCTGATGGCGCTGGTCACTACTTTCATGACCGGGCCTGCGATGGACATGATACATTGGCTGATACCGGGGGAGGATGATAAATAAGACAGAATGGTATTACAGGAATTACATACTAAATTTAAAGTGCCGGAAATAGCTTGCATTTGAACGCCCCGGCGTGGTCTTTGACCAGCCGGAACCAGTAAGCCATCCTAATTACCTGAATAGTGCGTCAATATCCCAAAATTATCTTTAGTAGTATAACTTTATCCTTGCAGCTATTATCGGCCAGCAGATATTTCCACTCATAAATAGCAGCAGTGAAATACTGGGGCCGGTATTCAGAGTAGGATTGCATCATACCCCAGATCTAAAAAATTTCAGTCAAAATTTGTTGTTTTTCGTGGCTGGTCATAGACCATGCCACGGCGTTCACGAGTTTAAAAGCTGGCTTACAGATAGTAGGGAACACCCTGCCCGTGAAAACTAATTTCCCAGCAACATCTGCTGGAAAGGGGCGTTGCGTATTAATCAACGATACCCCCAACGTTATAAATTGTAATGACTCTCCATAATACGCAACGTCCTCAGCTTTCTCACAAAGCCGGGAAGAACGCACAACAACGGCATATGGAGGATGAACAGTCAATCTATTAATTTATTAAAAACACCCCCTTAAACTTAAAATGCACCAACACATCCTTAAAAGCGATGCCGTGCCCTTTACAGTCCCGTCTTCTTCCCGTGTGTATTTGATATGTGCGCTGATGCTGTTGTTTTTTGTGGGGTCTATCACCGCCAGGAATTTCATTTCAGCAGCAGTGGAAAGCATGGTCTCTTTTTCAAGCACCTGCTCCAATACTTCCTTTACCATCTGCATCATGCACACACCCGGCACCACCGGCTGGCCGGGAAAATGCCCATCAAATATCCGGTGTCCCGCATGGATGACCAGTTCTGCTTTTACCTCCGCATCGGAAGTTTCTATTGTATTGATGGTAAAGAAATCATTGAGCAGCATTATCTTTCTATTCGTTTTAAGCCAATATTGAATTCAAATGTTTTATGTGAAATACCGATCGTATCGGGGATGCCGTTGTGGTAATTCTTCATCACCGCCTCCACGATCACTTTTTTATTGGATGCCCTTTCCAAGCGCAGCAGTTCAGTCCCGCTGTCATTGGTAACATAATAGTGGTATCCCTTCTCCTGCGGAAAGACAAAATATAACTGCCCATCCCGGCTGCGTACCGATGCACCGGAATGATCCAACCGGTTCATCAGCACCAGTTCAAAGTCGTGCCGGAGTGTTTTTATCACCGCCTTCCGGTTCATCTTTTTGATGATGGAATACACTTTAAAATTTCCATCTGCACTGAACTCAAAATCAAAGAAGCTTAGGCCCATCTCACTGCTGAATACCATCCGGGTACTGCTGTCGGGCATCTTTTTTACCAGCAGCAGGCCGCTCAGGTGGTTGCCGCTCACATCTACGGTTGTGCTGTATAACGTCACGCCAAATGCGGGTTTGAATTTTTGTAGCCCTTGCACATCGGCATTGGCAGACTGCATTTGCTTATGCAACGGCGAACAACCCAACAGCACAGCCAGGCAGCTACTTAATATCAAACAAGGTATCCGGGATGGAAGCATTCAGTTCTTTATTGGTAAAACGCATGATGGTATTGTCGCCGGAAATCTCCTGCATCTCGATGCTGGTAACCGAAAAATCCTTTTTGTCAACGATCACATTTATTGACTTGAATAATTCTTTCAGCCCCCTGGTCACCGGTACCAGCTCCACCAGGACCGCATTCCTGTTTTCAAATACCCGGGTCTTAAAATCGCTGTTGCTGAGCATCGTTCCCTGCATGCAGTCGATCATGATCCTGTTGATCTGCTGAAAGAGTTTGTTCGACTTCGCCGATATCTTATTTTCCTTCTGCCCGTCCTTTACATACACTTTGTCTTTATTCAATACCATCAGGTACTGGAAGGGTTGTGTATATTCCATCCGCACCCGGCTCTCTTTCTTGAACCAGAACTTTCCCCTGGAAGTGATCTTTTCAGAAAGCATGCTGAGGTTCTTGTCCTGCACAAAATCGCTTTTAACAGAACTGGTCTTTTGGGTGGCTGCTGAAAAATCGGCTTTGAATTTGGCTATATCAGCAACGGGAGAATAGCCGGCATATTGAGCCTGGGTAGAAAAAGCGGTTACTATCAAAAACGTTATCAGAATTATCTTACGCATATGCATTCAAATGTAGCAATTTATCCAGCGGAACAATTTCGTATCCTCTTTTTTTAACTTCCTGTATGAATCCGGGCAGTACCTCCAGCGTGGTTTTGCTTGTATCGTGAAAAAGAAATACAGCGCCGGGCTCAATGGCCCTGTTGATCTTATCAAGCAGTTTCGCAGGGTCCCTGGTCACCGTATCCATTGACCTTACACTCCATCCAACCGGTGTATAACCTCCTTCCAGGATGGCTTTTTTCACATTCGGGTTCGTTACCCCGTATGGAGGCCTGAAAAGTTTTGGCCTCAACCCGGTGACCCTCTCCACTTCTTTATCCATCTGCTGCAGGTCGGCGATCATTTTTTTGGATGAATACATGTCAAACCATAAATGATGGGAATAACTGTGGTTGCCGATGGTATGTCCTTCGTTTTTTACCTGCAACAGGATCTTTTCATTACCGGCAATGCGCTGACCAATGCAAAAAAAAGTTGCTTTCACGTTTTCCGGTCTCAATGCCTCTAAAATTGCAGGAGTGTGATCGATCGCAGGGCCATCGTCGAAGCTGATGGCGATCTGTTTTTTATCCGTACCTGCTTTGCAAACTATCTTTATAAAGAACCCGGAGCCTATGTAATAACATCCATAAAAAACGACCAGGGACCAGGTAACAAACAAAAGCAGGTAAACATAAAGGGGCAGTCCCCCGTATTTTGCATGTACCCCGATCAAAGCACAAAGCACTGCAATAAAAAAGATATTCGTATTCCGGAAGTTTAGCATGCCGCCAGCAAAGATAAAGAATGATGAGTGCCCATGTAGCTGTTGCAGATCAAAATGCGCTTGATCCTTTGCCCGGATCTTTGTTCAAGCAGGGCAGGGATCGAACCCGACCGGAGGATATGGGCGGCCAGCCAGAAGGCAAAGGCAGATGCGGTAGGATATTCGCCGCAAAGGTGTTTATAGTTAAGCTGTTGTTTGTTCCTGAAAATGGATTGTGCCGTTTGCTCATAGAGCTTATCATTGGCTGCATCCCCGTTCCTGCCGGTGATGACCAGGTCAATATCGTTCATGCTGACCGAATGTTTTTGCAGGAAGGCGTTAACCTGGTCTGTAATTTCATTTTCACCCGCCGGTTTATAAAAAGTATGCAGGGCTTCCAGTTTTGCATAATCCGTGGCAGAAGGTTCTGCTGCCAGCAAGAAGAATGAAGCGCCTTCGCCGGCAATGGTTCCTTTCGATCCTGATCCATATATATCAAGATTTGAAACAGCGCCCTGTTTATACAACCCAAAACGGCTCAGGATGGTATGGCTGGTATCTATGATCTCATCAATGGCGCCAACCAGCACATGGGATGCGTCTTTTTCCTTCAGCAGCATCATGCCGTCGAGCAAGGCGCTTTCAAACGAAAAAGCCCGGTGTACAAAGGCATTGTTATAATTATTGCATTGCAGCATCAGGCCTATCTGTGCGCCAATGGTGTTATGAGTAGATTGTATGAATGCGGTGGGTGTAAGCAGTTCTTCATTGAACTCAACCATTTTCCGCAAAAATGAATTGGTGTCTTCCAGGCAACCATAAGCCGTGCCGGTAACGATCGCATCGGGTACTTTAACATCCGCTTCCTGCAAACACTCCATGGCTGCGGCCACACCCATGCGGATGATCCGGCTCATGCGCCTGATCAGTTTCGGGTCAATGAATTCTTTGTAATCCGGTTCAATACAGCTAAGGCGGTTACTGGTATACGCAACAGGAGCATCGGCCAATGGCCAATGACCAAAGGTCCGTTGCGGTGATATATTTCCTGTTGCCCGTATGTACATAATTCTTAACCCTCTTTACTGTCATCCTGAGTTTATCGAAGACGGTTCAGGATACCGGCTTCATTACACTGCTCCGACAAGCTCAGCATGACATACGTTTTATTTAAAGACTACAATTATTATTTCAACCCATCTTTGAAAAGATCAAAGATGAACAGTTGCCCCCAAAGCCGAAAGAATTGGAAAGCACGTGTTTCAGTTTCACATTCCGCTCCACTTCTGTTACCGGAACAAACGGCAGGTCCTTCATGGGGGTTTCCAGTCGCAGGTTGGGATAAATGATCCCGTGCTGCAGGGCCAGCACTGAAAATACCGCTTCGATCCCGCCGCTGGCACCCAGGGTATGCCCGGTAAATGTTTTGGTTGAACTCATTTTTGGATAATGCGGTTCAAATAAACGTTTGATGGCTGTACCTTCGGCAATGTCGTTGTTCTGTGTGCCGGTGCCATGCAGGTTGATGTAATCAATATCGGAAGGCTGTAACCCGCTTTTCTTTAAGGCGCCGCTCATG from Chitinophagaceae bacterium encodes the following:
- a CDS encoding cation:proton antiporter, which gives rise to MKKKWSTLFYVITLAGSAAAIYWIVKQGRALQNPLLTAKELRAEGESAARGSFQEFTGSFSTHITEPMAVLLMQIIVIIFFARIFGYLFKKINQPAVIGEIFAGIILGPSILGMYFPEITQFLFPAPSLGTLNFLSQIGLILFMFIIGMELDLRSVGKQAYDAVVISHAGIIIPFTLGMGLAYFIYKDYAPATTSFLSFALFMGIAMGITAFPVLARILQEKKLIRTKLGVTALTCAAADDITAWCVLAAVIALVKSGSSFSVFYTIGLAIIYVFTMLKVVRPALLRLEYLYNHREKIRNTIIAILFMMLICSAYIASVIGINTLFGAFIAGIIMPPSLSFREIIADKIEDVSIILLLPLFFVITGLKTQMGLLNEGYLWVVFGWMLLVAIIGKFGGITIAARIVGQSWRNSLSIGVLMNTRGLMQLIVLNIGYDLGILSPEIFAMMVLMALVTTFMTGPAMDMIHWLIPGEDDK
- a CDS encoding 3-hydroxyacyl-ACP dehydratase; its protein translation is MLLNDFFTINTIETSDAEVKAELVIHAGHRIFDGHFPGQPVVPGVCMMQMVKEVLEQVLEKETMLSTAAEMKFLAVIDPTKNNSISAHIKYTREEDGTVKGTASLLRMCWCILSLRGCF
- a CDS encoding outer membrane lipoprotein carrier protein LolA; this encodes MRKIILITFLIVTAFSTQAQYAGYSPVADIAKFKADFSAATQKTSSVKSDFVQDKNLSMLSEKITSRGKFWFKKESRVRMEYTQPFQYLMVLNKDKVYVKDGQKENKISAKSNKLFQQINRIMIDCMQGTMLSNSDFKTRVFENRNAVLVELVPVTRGLKELFKSINVIVDKKDFSVTSIEMQEISGDNTIMRFTNKELNASIPDTLFDIK
- a CDS encoding polysaccharide deacetylase family protein; the encoded protein is MLNFRNTNIFFIAVLCALIGVHAKYGGLPLYVYLLLFVTWSLVVFYGCYYIGSGFFIKIVCKAGTDKKQIAISFDDGPAIDHTPAILEALRPENVKATFFCIGQRIAGNEKILLQVKNEGHTIGNHSYSHHLWFDMYSSKKMIADLQQMDKEVERVTGLRPKLFRPPYGVTNPNVKKAILEGGYTPVGWSVRSMDTVTRDPAKLLDKINRAIEPGAVFLFHDTSKTTLEVLPGFIQEVKKRGYEIVPLDKLLHLNAYA
- a CDS encoding beta-ketoacyl synthase chain length factor encodes the protein MYIRATGNISPQRTFGHWPLADAPVAYTSNRLSCIEPDYKEFIDPKLIRRMSRIIRMGVAAAMECLQEADVKVPDAIVTGTAYGCLEDTNSFLRKMVEFNEELLTPTAFIQSTHNTIGAQIGLMLQCNNYNNAFVHRAFSFESALLDGMMLLKEKDASHVLVGAIDEIIDTSHTILSRFGLYKQGAVSNLDIYGSGSKGTIAGEGASFFLLAAEPSATDYAKLEALHTFYKPAGENEITDQVNAFLQKHSVSMNDIDLVITGRNGDAANDKLYEQTAQSIFRNKQQLNYKHLCGEYPTASAFAFWLAAHILRSGSIPALLEQRSGQRIKRILICNSYMGTHHSLSLLAAC